The sequence below is a genomic window from Chelonoidis abingdonii isolate Lonesome George chromosome 6, CheloAbing_2.0, whole genome shotgun sequence.
TCCCATTGTACTGATGGAAGAGGTGACCCATGGTGTGGTTCAGTTCAGAGCTCATCTTGTCAGAATAGACATGTGCCAAGACTGCTGAAGAGGCTTCCAGGCAAAGCAGAACAACAAGCAAGTACATGAAAGTCCCCTGTTGATAGCGGGAGTTCCTTGTGGAGATACAGATAGCCACAGCACCAGCGGGCAGCAGCAGAAAGGCAGACACAATAGCCAGCCAGCCTGGCACAAGCAGAAAACAATCCCAAAAGAAGGATTTATAATTTTTGTATGTAAGGATCACAAAAGCACCACCAAataccagagcagcagcagccccccacaGAATCAGACCAAGTAGTGCCAGCAGCACTCTAGCAAGGGGTCTAAGCCAGGCCTCCATGCTGCAATAAAGAGGCTGCCAGCTAACACTGTCTCTAACCCCCTTCATCTTTCTTAGCTCCTACCTCTGTGGGTGTTGCAGCCACCATTTGAGAGGCCACCATCTACCTATCCAGGTGGAGCAGATATAGCTCCTACCCAGCATCAATTGACGTTTTAAAGGAGATAAAGCAAATTACAAGATCTAGCTCTCTGGGATAGATCACAATTAATGTTATCCCAGGCATGCATGTGTGTTGCCTTTTCAATTCAGTTTGCATAAATCTGTGAG
It includes:
- the LOC116828919 gene encoding tetraspanin-3-like; translated protein: MEAWLRPLARVLLALLGLILWGAAAALVFGGAFVILTYKNYKSFFWDCFLLVPGWLAIVSAFLLLPAGAVAICISTRNSRYQQGTFMYLLVVLLCLEASSAVLAHVYSDKMSSELNHTMGHLFHQYNGTYSHHPGTRAVDVIQRQLQCCGVHNYTDWAEAAASQRVHTGNIHAPESCCKKTYSDCTGDMRQSEQLYHEGCLRKLGYRLQFVMGYVFWCCIVVGFLEMLAAISNGILMKHRPFQDFRILDSATFS